In Candidatus Eisenbacteria bacterium, the DNA window CCACGCATTCAACTTCGGGCAAGTCTTCGTGCCGCTCTCCTTTCAAGCCGGCGGCGGAGCCTTGACCGTCCAGGGACCTCCCAACCGCAACATCGCTCCTCCCGGCCCCTACATGCTCTTCGTCGTCGACACGGCCGGTGTCCCGTCGGTCGGACGATTCGTGCAGCTCCCCACGCACGAGGACACCCAGCCGCCCACCGCACCCGCCGGTCTCACGGGGGGCGGATCCATCGATTCGGTGGGCCTCGCGTGGACCGTGTCCAGCGACAACGTCGCCGTCGCGTCCTACGACGTCCACCGATCGACGTCCCCGGGCTTCACGCCGTCGGCGGCCACGCGAATCGGCTTGACCGCTTCCGCGAGGTTCGTGGACTTCAGTCCTCCGGGGGGATCTCAGCGCTACAAGATCGTGGCCCGCGACGCGCGTGGGAACGCGAGCGCGCCGTCGAACGAGATCACGTTCACGACACCGCCCACCCCTCCACCCGGACTCGGTCTCCGGGCGGGCTACACGTTCAACGAAGGCTCCGGACTCGAGACGGCCGACGTCTCGGGCCACGGCTACGTGGGCACCCTGGCAGGTCCCACGTGGGCGGCCGGCAAGTATGGCAGCGCTCTCTCCTTCGTCCCCACGAACGACGGAAACGACAGCAACGATCCCCGGCTGGTGATCGGCCCGAGCCTGGACATCCCCGATCTGCCGCTCACCATTTCCGCGTGGCTCTTTCCCACGAGCCGCTCGGACTATCGGGCGATCCTCAGCAAGCGGGACTCCCCTTCCGCCTCCGACATGCGCCTCGACTTCGGGCTCCAGTCGGGCAGCGGAGCGGTCTATCTCTTCACGGGCGCCACCTTCCTCGGTTTCACCTATGCCCCGCCTCTCAACGCCTGGACCCACGTGGCGGCCGTCGCCGACCAGGGAAGCACGCGGCTCTATGTCGGTGGAAATCTCCAGGAAACCCTCGGCGCGATTCCGCTGGGCATCGATCGCGAAGCCAACACGGTGATCGGCGGCACGGGAGATGGTCCGGGAGGGGACAACGATCCCTTCAGCGGCAGGATCGACGATCTGCGGATCTATGAGCGCGCCCTGTCCCAGAGTGAGATCCAGGCGGACATGAACACGCCCGGAGGCACGGTGGTCGCGGGCGTGGAGAGCCCGGGGCCGGCTCCGGCCGTGCTGCGCGTCTTTCCGAATCCGTTCCACGCGAAGACTCGGGTCCAGGCGCTCGATTCCGAGAACGTGGCCGTGTACAGCGTGAGCGGACGCCTGATCCGGAGCTGGAAGAGGTCCGGGGCCCAGGTTCCCCGTCCGGTGGACTGGGACGGCACCGACGACCACGGGCGGGCCATGCCCTCCGGGATCTACCTGGTGAAGGCGGGGTCGCGAACGGCCCGAGTGGCGCTGCTTCGATAGCCTGCAGGCCTCCGGCCCCCGTGCTGGCGGCATTCCAGACGGCAGGATATCCTCGACTCGTGGCTCGAACACCCGAACCTCCAAGGCGGCCCTGCGTCCTGAAGCGCAGTCTCATCGTTCCGGCGCTCCTGGCCGCCACGATACCGGGACTGCTCGCGCCCCTTCCTGTCCCCGGATCCGACCTCGCGGCCGTCTACGACGCCGCTCTCTCGGGAGACATGGCGAAGGGTCTCTCGATCCTCGGATCGATCGATCCCTCGAAGCTCGGCGCCAAGGACTCCACCGCGGCCGCCTGTTTGCGGCGGACGTTCACGGCCGCGCCGCCGCCCGAAGACCTTCCCCCCAGGTCCCGGCGGATCCTCCAGGCGTACCGTCTCTACTGGCAGGGCGCCATGCTGCGGCGTGCGACCACCGCGAATGCCGAGCGGGTGCTGCTCGACTCCTTGAACGCCATCCTGGCTCCTCCTCGAGGCCCGGCGGAGACGCTCGACGACGCGAGCGAGCGCGCGAGGATCGCCATCCGCGAGGAAGGCCTCTT includes these proteins:
- a CDS encoding galactose oxidase-like domain-containing protein yields the protein MILALIVVGMVPSLGIPAPAVPSNASVGAWAGPFAWPLVAVHMTLLPNGKVLAWDFHSHQDGVFVWDPTSGQFTPKPYENPDNLFCAGHMVLADGRVLVNGGHVEAYVGLPATALFDPATASWTTGTPMTFDRWYPSTVALPDGRALTISGAINCADCRNPGAPDAGIAEIPEIYDPLDDSWVLLPDASLNLPLYPQVFVLPDGRVLASGTQLEPIASSVLDVNGQAWSTVDPTVVDGGSAAMYLPGKVLKSGAAINPDFPAGPSSASTHVLDMTAPGPSWRQTAAMAFARTKQNLTILPDGTVLATGGSRNSNGGDLLGAVHEAELWSPVTETWTTMAAMQTPRMYHSTALLLPDGRVVTAGGGRYLNVVDQLSAEIYSPPYLFRGPRPTITSAPAVVDYGSSFTVTTPDAGRAAKVTLLRPGSVTHAFNFGQVFVPLSFQAGGGALTVQGPPNRNIAPPGPYMLFVVDTAGVPSVGRFVQLPTHEDTQPPTAPAGLTGGGSIDSVGLAWTVSSDNVAVASYDVHRSTSPGFTPSAATRIGLTASARFVDFSPPGGSQRYKIVARDARGNASAPSNEITFTTPPTPPPGLGLRAGYTFNEGSGLETADVSGHGYVGTLAGPTWAAGKYGSALSFVPTNDGNDSNDPRLVIGPSLDIPDLPLTISAWLFPTSRSDYRAILSKRDSPSASDMRLDFGLQSGSGAVYLFTGATFLGFTYAPPLNAWTHVAAVADQGSTRLYVGGNLQETLGAIPLGIDREANTVIGGTGDGPGGDNDPFSGRIDDLRIYERALSQSEIQADMNTPGGTVVAGVESPGPAPAVLRVFPNPFHAKTRVQALDSENVAVYSVSGRLIRSWKRSGAQVPRPVDWDGTDDHGRAMPSGIYLVKAGSRTARVALLR